The genomic region TTCTTTCACTGTGCTGTGCTGGATCTAAGGCTATCAATGATCCAAAAGGTTAGTTAATATGATCTTGATATCTTGAGCAGAAACTGTTTTAATTATCATTatcgttattgttgttgttgttattattattatcatcgtcAATGCTTTTCATAGGAAAACTCTAGTTACTAATGCTTTTTATAGGAAAACTCTAGTTACTATAGCACTTTGAATATTTGTATATTTACCAAATATTTGTATATTTACCAAATATTGCTCTGAGCCTCTGATATCTCTTAACAGTTGTGGGCTTTATTAAATCATAGTGATAAGACTCTCTATTTAAGTTGAATTTTTAAGACTGCTTATAGTAGTGCTTGAGTTTATTCATCTAGAGTGGGCAATAACTTTAAATATTGTATCTTGGATGTTGCAGAATATTTGAtaattttaaatgctttattgATTGATCAACTGTCATGGGTTTGATGGCAGTTTTGCTGCAAAAATCTCTGGATGCACCAGATCCTCAAGTTGTTGAAGATGCATTGAACACGCTTGTTCAGATGCGTGCACTGGAAAAGACTCCAAGGGGCCGTTATGAACCTACATTTTATGGACAATTGATAGCCAGTTGTCCTTTGTCGTTTGATGCTTCTGTTCTAGTTCTGAAATTTGGGAATGCTGGTATGATACGTGAGGGCATATTGCTGGGTATAATGATGGATACACAGCCTTTACCCATTCTTCATCCATTTGGAGAGGAACAATTGGTAATGCCGGAGTGGATCAATATTACTATTTCCAATTGCACTGATTCTATGTTGTAATTTCTATGAGCTTTATTCTAATTGAATCCTTTTGTTTTCGTCAGTTTGCAAAGTATATTGCTAGCTACTTTACTGACCGAACAATCTTAGCCGGTCGAAAGGAGATGGAATTCATGGCTAACTTCTGTGCATTTGAATTTTGGCAGCATCTTTTCAGGGTAAAGTCATATTCCTCCTTCACTTTATGAGCTTCCAAAAACCTTAGCATTGTTCAGTTTTTGTATGAGGATTTATTGACGAAAGGTGGAAGGAAAAAATTTCAAgatgataatttttttaattaaaaactataaTATTGCTCATTAAACATCATGCTTCTTGTGGTGGAAATAGTGCATGTAATTAGAGATCTATTTTCACTTGGACTCCTGTGAGACTTGGAGTGGATGCAAGCAGCCACATGACCATATCTTTTTTCTGGAAATAGgatttgcttttattttgtgttttGGTCTGCAATGCTTACAGGTTGCATGAATCTGAAAGTGAATATTTTCTTTCACATGCAGGATAAGTATCGGCTTAACCATTTGAAGCAGGTTCTAGAGATTGAGAATGTGTATCCTGCCAAAGCACTGATGCCTAAGCTTGAGGAAGATTGGTGTTCTCTCCATAATCTCTCCCAGTCATCTCTGCATCAGACCCTAGAAATTTGTATGTATGTGTTATAATTATGTCAGATGTGTGCTTCTTTGAGTTCTTTTAACGGGAGTGCATCAAATTTGTTGAATCTGTTTTATTGTTTTTGTCATAGATTTTTACTCTACTAATCCTCTTTAATTCTAATATTTACAGATGATGATTTGTTAAGTTCAGTACACCGGTTGCGGCCAAAATTTTTGAGCTCTTTTAGTGGTTTGCCACCCTATTTTGATCCTTATGAATATGAACACACGTGCTTAGTAACATGCCAGGGAGATGGGGACATAGATGGAGTTTCTGCATATGAGGAAGGCCTTAAAGCAACAGGTGAAACAAAATGTGCTTCTGTGCCATATGTCACTTCAGAAGAATTTCACAGTTATGATGTGGCAAAAATGTTCGCTAAAATTATAAAAGAGGTAGCATAGTTTGAAATTCTTGTACATACTATATTATAATATATTTCTCATTTTGTAaaacagatttttttttttcctgTGTGAAACAGATAAGGGCTCAATTCTCGGAGGATACTTCGAGTCGAGAACCCGAAAGTGcagatataaataatataaatttaaatggGGGCCCTTCTACTTGCGTATATTTCTTACAGGGATACTGCAATAGAGGTAGTGAATGTTTATATTCTCACTCACTTCAAGCTAAGAGACCACAATGCAAATTCTACTTTTCGTTGCAGGTAATTGGTTTGTCTGAATTCATTTACGATGCTACCTATTTCTATGGTGATGAATATTGTTCATTCATTATAACATCTGCAACTGGTTTGTCTGATAATTCATTTACGATGCTACCTATTTCTATGATGATGAATATTGTTCATTCATTATAACAGGGATGCCGAAGAGGAGAGTCTTGTTCATATTCACATGATTCAGGTCCTTCGGCACTGTCATTCAGGCGAGATGTCTGCGAGCCAGAAGATAATAATATGGCTGCTGCATCTCTCCTGAGATTTTTCCCCCAAGCTACCAACAGATCAATTCTTGTATTGGATGACACTGATTTGCATTTCGCCACATCTCTTGGTCGCCACTATCATCCATCCAAGATAATTGCAACTACATGTTTGTCAGAAACAACGATATTGGAACAATCACTGAAAGGGGTCAAAATTTTATGGGGTCTATATCACCCATACCAGACAATCATTGCTAAAGCAGGGAAGAACCCTGTTCCTTGGAATGAAGTTCAGTGTGTACTGTGGTTTCCTTGCTTTGATAGCTTTGGCGAGGATTCGGATGGACAAAAGCAGCTCTTGCAGAACTTCTTTGAGTATCTTGCCATTCGAATTTTGGCTGATAATTTGTCCAATGTGAAAGTTATCATAACCATTAACAATATCAGATTTTCCCAACTTAAGGTAATTAGCTTGTTTTGTTTCTACCTTGTggttataaaaaataatagtgtTATCTATtaccttataaaaatttaattatattgattTGTGAGAATTATGCTGCACATTTAGAAGTAAAAGGTAATCAATCATAATTACGGTGGCAGCTGGCAATTGTGATAGGTACTCTCATTAATTATGTGCTAATTTGTTGTTTCAGGCTGAAAAATTGGGAAGGGAGTGTTTCTTTGTGCTTACAGATTCGTTTGCCTATGACGAAACAAGCTTTGGGGCAATATTATATGACAGACTTACCCCTAAGACGCCAACATTGGTCTCGAGACCTACCTCCTATGTATTTGAACTGCATCCTCCGAGTAAGCTACTATTCGGTGATTATGCTGCTAATATTAGAAAGAATCTGTACATAATTCAGGAAAAATAGTTTAGATCACTTTTTAAGACTTAGAAGCTAGAACTACGATTGTAAATATTAGATATCTAGTTTCTGTTTTCAGCATCAAATTAATGTGTGTAGTGTATATTTATTTATAGTCACAATATGCTTTTTGATATCATACTCGATTATGCTGTTATTTGCTAAGCTCGACACCGATAAATCAACTAATCAAAGACATCACTATTCCAATTATACACCCCTAAACCAAAGAGTGCTAATAACATTCCTCCCTTGTTGCAATCTTGATGATCATAGTCTATATATATAATCCATCAACAAAAGGATAATATATCGTCACCATTGTCAtattattgaaatttgaaatacgGGGAATAAATCTGTAAATCAAAATTTTGATATTCCAACAATACACCCGTCCctaatcaaaagaaaaatgaaaaacgaTATTCCTCAATCACAAATTCATGATAGTCCCGCTATTGTAATGGCCCTATCAAAATATccgaataataataacaataatccaCAAACATTTTTGTTAACAAGTATTTTCAATATACTTAATGTTATTGACAAGAGTTTAATTAAAGaactaatttttttaactttaaattttaaattttaagtcataaaattaaattctaaatattaaatctttcaaaaaatgtTAGAAACataattttacaataaaaaaatgAACTAATATTAAcacttaaaagttaaaagttGGTTTCTtgcatttcttttattaaaaatataaatataaaaataaaaaagttttatgAAAAGAAATTGGTANNNNNNNNNNNNNNNNNNNNNNNNNNNNNNNNNNNNNNNNNNNNNNNNNNNNNNNNNNNNNNNNNNNNNNNNNNNNNNNNNNNNNNNNNNNNNNNNNNNNNNNNNNNNNNNNNNNNNNNNNNNNNNNNNNNNNNNNNNNNNNNNNNNNNNNNNNNNCACTTACATtccacacacatacacacattaACCTAGTAGCTCCACTAGGATTCAATTCTAGTGTGGCTTCATTTGAGGCAAACATCTTTGCCACTACATCACATGCCTCAGCCACaactaataaatactttaaataGAACGGAGGGCAGCTGAGGCAAGGCAAGTGAGAGTGGGGCCCAAGACAAGTCTCTAGAATCTCGTAAGTTAGAAAAATATCATCATGTACCTCCTCCCTCAACCACTAAGCTCAACACACATAACAATATCAAAATCCTGCACCTAAGCCTA from Arachis ipaensis cultivar K30076 chromosome B02, Araip1.1, whole genome shotgun sequence harbors:
- the LOC107626157 gene encoding DExH-box ATP-dependent RNA helicase DExH8, which produces MASSSSSNNASYTLPLSQSSFSSLPVMAMKKKIVEKIMENRVTLIVGEAGCGKSSQIPQFLLDEGMSPVLCTQPRRFAVVAVAKMVAKARNCEVGEEVGYHIGHSRHLSAGSKIVFKTAGVLLDELRDKGSAALKYKAIILDEVHERSVESDLVLVCVKQFLLKSNDLRVVLMSATADISRYRDYFKDLGRGERVEVLAIPSSNQKIVFQRHVSYLEQVAESIGISSEVMNSKYSPGVDPFTANAYIKPEFQAEFHQLIHNLVLHIHENEPDIEKSILVFLPTYYSLEQQWRLLKPLESTFKVHILHRSIDTEQALMAMKIWKSHRKVILATNIAESSVTIPKVAFVIDSCRSLQVYWDKSRRKESSKLVWVSKSQAEQRRGRTGRTCDGHVYRLVTGSFFNKLEDHESPSILKLSLRLQVLSLCCAGSKAINDPKVLLQKSLDAPDPQVVEDALNTLVQMRALEKTPRGRYEPTFYGQLIASCPLSFDASVLVLKFGNAGMIREGILLGIMMDTQPLPILHPFGEEQLFAKYIASYFTDRTILAGRKEMEFMANFCAFEFWQHLFRDKYRLNHLKQVLEIENVYPAKALMPKLEEDWCSLHNLSQSSLHQTLEIYDDLLSSVHRLRPKFLSSFSGLPPYFDPYEYEHTCLVTCQGDGDIDGVSAYEEGLKATGETKCASVPYVTSEEFHSYDVAKMFAKIIKEIRAQFSEDTSSREPESADINNINLNGGPSTCVYFLQGYCNRGSECLYSHSLQAKRPQCKFYFSLQGCRRGESCSYSHDSGPSALSFRRDVCEPEDNNMAAASLLRFFPQATNRSILVLDDTDLHFATSLGRHYHPSKIIATTCLSETTILEQSLKGVKILWGLYHPYQTIIAKAGKNPVPWNEVQCVLWFPCFDSFGEDSDGQKQLLQNFFEYLAIRILADNLSNVKVIITINNIRFSQLKAEKLGRECFFVLTDSFAYDETSFGAILYDRLTPKTPTLVSRPTSYVFELHPPSKLLFGDYAANIRKNLYIIQEK